The following proteins are co-located in the Aquarana catesbeiana isolate 2022-GZ linkage group LG02, ASM4218655v1, whole genome shotgun sequence genome:
- the RAB9A gene encoding ras-related protein Rab-9A, with product MAGKSSLLKVILLGDGGVGKSSLMNRYVTNKFDTQLFHTIGVEFLNKELEVDNHSVTMQIWDTAGQERFRSLRTPFYRGSDCCLLTFSVDDSQSFQNLNNWKKEFVYYADVKDPEHFPFVVLGNKIDINDRQVSTEEAEGWCRDNGNHPYFETSAKDATNVSSAFEEAVRRVLAIEDRTDQLIHNDTVNLHRKPKSSSTCC from the coding sequence ATGGCAGGCAAGTCGTCTTTGCTAAAAGTAATCCTTTTGGGAGATGGTGGAGTCGGGAAGAGTTCTCTCATGAATCGATACGTTACCAACAAATTTGACACCCAGTTATTTCACACCATAGGAGTTGAATTTTTGAATAAGGAGCTGGAGGTGGACAATCATTCAGTGACCATGCAGATATGGGATACTGCAGGCCAAGAACGTTTCAGGAGCCTGAGGACCCCTTTCTATAGGGGATCTGACTGTTGCCTGCTGACATTCAGTGTTGATGACTCTCAGAGTTTTCAAAACCTAAACAACTGGAAGAAAGAATTTGTCTACTATGCGGATGTTAAAGATCCAGAACATTTCCCATTTGTGGTTTTGGGAAACAAAATAGACATCAATGATCGTCAAGTCTCAACAGAAGAAGCTGAGGGTTGGTGCAGAGACAATGGGAACCATCCCTATTTTGAGACAAGTGCTAAGGATGCCACTAATGTGTCATCAGCATTTGAAGAAGCTGTCAGAAGAGTTTTGGCTATTGAAGATCGAACGGATCAACTGATCCATAATGATACAGTGAATCTACATAGAAAGCCCAAGTCCAGTTCAACCTGCTGTTGA